In the Flavisolibacter tropicus genome, one interval contains:
- a CDS encoding OmpA family protein — MASKKYSFLAGAMCLLASYGFAQTTGGTTTGNVGAYDVSDSSVVPSKRMPQHTEFMNGTYNYPAKPRNQWEVGVKGGLFTVSSDVPAQLSWGAGAHIRKALGYVFSLRLNYMYAKGKGLSYVPATTGYKNNIAWTANGYTAPTDQVFYNFKSTVQDLSLEGIFSLNNIRFHKSKSGLNFYALIGAGAMIYDTYVNALNSNGTNYVGLFNGINATGGYKDRGDIKDQLKNGMDDSYETPAENEGNRRAKLWGQTLKPVGHVGVGVAFKLSNRVNLALEDRFTFTKDDLMDGVRWQEHPADDPALTRDYDAYNFASLGLNFNLGSKSVEPLWWINPLDYAYSEIRNPRLMRIPKPVLPDSDGDGVTDQFDQEQTPAGCPVDSHGVSRDTDGDGVPDCRDKEVVTPTYCQPVDADGVGKCPCPEGCGKDTSNACATALGALPSVTFSGSSVALSNDGKSMLASVASRMRNNPECRVVVTGYCASSKAEQQRSWDRVNSIINYMVEKEGISADRFYFNYGQEGGDCNTVDLRAANPDEQGQTSVPAPHPNLRKSK; from the coding sequence ATGGCAAGCAAAAAGTACTCTTTCTTAGCAGGCGCTATGTGCCTGTTAGCATCGTACGGCTTTGCACAAACCACCGGTGGAACTACAACGGGGAATGTGGGAGCTTATGATGTTTCAGATTCATCTGTAGTTCCATCTAAAAGAATGCCGCAGCATACGGAGTTTATGAACGGCACGTATAACTACCCGGCAAAACCACGCAACCAGTGGGAAGTTGGTGTTAAAGGTGGCTTATTTACAGTAAGTAGTGATGTTCCTGCGCAATTATCTTGGGGTGCAGGTGCACATATCCGTAAGGCCTTAGGCTATGTATTCTCTCTTCGTTTAAACTATATGTATGCTAAAGGCAAGGGCTTAAGCTATGTGCCTGCTACAACTGGTTACAAAAATAACATAGCTTGGACTGCTAATGGCTATACAGCTCCTACAGATCAAGTATTCTATAACTTTAAGTCTACTGTGCAAGACCTTTCTTTGGAAGGTATCTTTAGCTTAAATAACATTCGTTTCCACAAATCCAAAAGCGGATTAAACTTTTATGCGTTGATCGGTGCTGGCGCCATGATCTATGATACGTATGTAAATGCGTTGAATTCTAATGGCACTAACTACGTTGGTTTATTCAACGGTATTAATGCAACCGGTGGTTATAAAGACAGAGGCGATATCAAGGATCAACTGAAAAATGGTATGGATGATTCTTACGAAACGCCTGCTGAGAATGAAGGAAACCGTCGTGCTAAATTATGGGGTCAAACATTAAAGCCTGTAGGTCATGTGGGCGTTGGTGTTGCCTTTAAGTTGAGCAACCGCGTAAACCTGGCGCTTGAAGATCGTTTCACATTCACTAAAGATGATTTAATGGATGGTGTGCGTTGGCAAGAGCATCCTGCTGATGATCCAGCTTTAACTCGCGACTATGATGCATACAACTTTGCATCTCTAGGTCTTAACTTCAACTTAGGTTCTAAATCTGTTGAGCCATTGTGGTGGATCAATCCATTGGATTATGCTTACAGCGAAATCCGCAATCCTCGTTTGATGCGTATACCAAAGCCAGTTCTGCCTGATAGCGATGGTGATGGTGTAACTGACCAATTTGACCAAGAGCAAACTCCTGCTGGTTGTCCAGTTGATTCTCATGGTGTTAGCCGTGATACAGATGGTGACGGTGTCCCTGATTGCCGTGATAAAGAAGTTGTTACTCCAACATATTGCCAGCCAGTTGATGCTGATGGCGTAGGTAAGTGTCCATGTCCAGAAGGTTGCGGAAAAGATACTTCTAATGCTTGCGCAACTGCACTAGGTGCTTTACCAAGTGTTACATTCTCTGGTAGCTCAGTTGCTTTAAGCAATGACGGCAAAAGCATGTTGGCTTCTGTAGCTTCTCGCATGCGTAACAATCCTGAGTGCCGCGTAGTAGTTACTGGCTACTGTGCTTCTAGCAAAGCAGAACAGCAAAGAAGCTGGGATCGCGTTAACTCTATCATCAATTATATGGTAGAAAAAGAAGGTATCTCTGCTGATCGCTTCTACTTTAACTATGGTCAAGAAGGTGGCGATTGCAACACTGTAGATTTACGTGCTGCAAATCCAGATGAGCAAGGTCAAACTAGCGTACCTGCTCCACATCCAAACTTGAGAAAAAGCAAATAA
- a CDS encoding polyprenyl synthetase family protein — translation MLAYDLQFLYHTLYLLQTLYLSSELRMQLPVNLIEEELQIFEAKFKTAVNSNVPMLDRIMRYIVKRKGKQLRPMFVFLSAKLCGPVNESTYRAASLVELLHTATLVHDDVVDDAAERRGFFSVYALWKNKISVLVGDYLLAKGLLLSLDNNDFRILQLLSEAVRQMSEGELLQLEKSRTLNLDEAVYYEIIRNKTASLLASACAAGAFSASGKEEDALRLKNFGEKVGIAFQIKDDLFDYAGDNIGKPTGNDIKEKKLTLPLIYTLNNIDKPTRRKIIYIVKHENNNRTKVDYVIQAVKDIGGIDYTVRRMQEYKTEALNILHTFPESEIRNGFEQLVHYVTDRKY, via the coding sequence TTGCTTGCCTACGATCTGCAATTCTTATACCATACACTTTATTTGTTGCAGACGTTGTACCTTTCCAGCGAATTACGAATGCAGTTACCCGTTAATTTAATAGAAGAAGAGTTACAGATTTTTGAAGCGAAATTCAAAACTGCTGTCAACAGTAACGTCCCCATGCTGGACCGTATCATGCGCTACATTGTTAAACGTAAGGGCAAGCAATTGCGCCCTATGTTTGTGTTTTTGTCAGCAAAACTCTGCGGCCCTGTAAACGAATCTACCTATCGCGCTGCTTCACTTGTCGAGTTATTACACACAGCTACGCTTGTCCATGATGATGTAGTAGATGATGCAGCTGAACGTAGAGGTTTTTTCTCAGTTTATGCCTTATGGAAGAATAAAATATCTGTTTTAGTTGGGGATTATTTGTTAGCAAAAGGTTTGCTCTTATCATTGGATAACAATGACTTCCGCATTTTACAACTGCTTTCAGAAGCCGTTCGACAAATGAGTGAAGGCGAACTGTTGCAACTGGAAAAATCACGTACACTAAACCTGGATGAAGCTGTGTATTATGAAATTATCCGTAATAAAACAGCATCACTCTTAGCTTCTGCTTGCGCTGCCGGCGCCTTCTCTGCTTCAGGAAAAGAAGAGGATGCCTTACGCTTAAAGAACTTTGGCGAGAAAGTAGGTATAGCCTTCCAGATAAAAGATGACCTGTTTGATTATGCTGGCGACAATATTGGTAAGCCTACTGGTAATGATATAAAAGAAAAAAAGCTAACCCTGCCACTTATATATACACTTAATAATATAGATAAGCCAACCCGTCGTAAAATTATCTATATTGTAAAGCACGAAAACAATAACAGAACTAAAGTAGACTATGTAATTCAAGCTGTTAAGGATATTGGAGGCATTGATTATACTGTTAGGCGAATGCAGGAATACAAGACTGAAGCTTTAAATATTTTACATACTTTCCCTGAATCAGAAATTCGTAATGGCTTTGAACAACTGGTCCACTATGTAACAGACCGTAAATATTAA
- the recJ gene encoding single-stranded-DNA-specific exonuclease RecJ: MSIEKRWRVLKANPSKAAALFQSLKIHPALCNILIQRGLDTFDYTKDYFRPQLNHLHSPWLMKDMEKAVARVLHAFSNNEKILVFGDYDVDGTTSVACMYRFLSKHYEHVDFYIPHRYREGYGVSKAGIDFAYENGFQLIISLDCGIKSVELIGYAKELGIDFIVCDHHLPDDILPPAVAILNPKQADCPYPFKELCGCGVGFKLICALTEKLELDEQEAFDYLDLVATAIAADIVSMTGENRILAYYGLIKANKNPNPGIKALSILGGLTQEILINNLVFIIAPRVNAAGRMDDARKAVQLFVAQTVEEALQWAEELHADNSNRREADSNITEEALALIQSDENLINRSSTVLFQPHWHKGVVGIVASRLIDHYYRPTIVLTQSGDYVAGSARSVSGFNVYEAVHQCKDLLIGYGGHFYAAGMTLQPDKVEAFCQRFEEVVSASIHPDLLIPEIVIDTEINFNDINPSFYKILCQMEPFGPDNLRPIFITRNVFDSGYSKVVKEKHLRFVVKQNGVTFTGIGFDLADKMEFLASKQPVDIVYKLDENEWNGQKSLQLRVIDVKPSEK; encoded by the coding sequence ATGAGTATAGAAAAACGATGGCGGGTACTAAAAGCCAATCCTTCAAAGGCAGCTGCTCTTTTTCAGTCACTGAAAATACATCCCGCTTTATGTAATATATTAATACAGCGTGGGTTAGATACATTTGACTACACTAAAGACTATTTCCGACCTCAACTTAATCACCTTCATAGCCCTTGGTTAATGAAGGATATGGAAAAGGCTGTTGCAAGAGTTTTGCACGCTTTTTCAAACAATGAAAAAATCCTTGTATTCGGCGATTATGATGTAGACGGAACTACTTCGGTAGCTTGCATGTATCGCTTTCTCAGCAAACATTACGAGCACGTAGACTTTTACATACCTCACCGTTACCGCGAGGGCTACGGTGTTAGTAAGGCAGGTATCGACTTTGCATATGAAAATGGTTTTCAACTAATTATTTCTTTAGACTGTGGAATTAAATCAGTAGAGCTCATAGGCTATGCGAAAGAATTAGGTATTGACTTTATCGTTTGCGATCACCATCTACCAGATGACATACTACCTCCAGCAGTAGCTATTCTCAACCCAAAGCAAGCAGATTGCCCCTACCCATTTAAGGAACTCTGTGGTTGCGGAGTAGGTTTTAAACTAATCTGCGCGTTAACAGAGAAATTAGAGTTGGATGAACAAGAAGCATTTGACTATTTGGATCTGGTAGCTACAGCCATTGCAGCCGATATTGTTTCGATGACAGGAGAAAACAGAATACTTGCATACTACGGACTGATAAAGGCTAACAAAAACCCCAACCCTGGTATCAAAGCCTTAAGTATTCTGGGCGGCCTTACACAGGAAATCCTTATCAACAATCTTGTTTTTATAATTGCGCCCCGTGTCAATGCGGCCGGACGAATGGATGATGCACGGAAAGCCGTTCAATTGTTTGTTGCTCAAACAGTTGAAGAAGCATTACAATGGGCAGAAGAACTGCATGCAGATAATAGCAATCGTAGGGAGGCTGATTCTAATATTACAGAAGAAGCCTTGGCTTTGATACAATCAGATGAAAATTTGATCAACAGAAGCAGTACAGTATTATTCCAACCACATTGGCATAAAGGAGTTGTAGGTATTGTGGCATCTCGCCTTATAGACCATTATTACAGGCCCACCATAGTACTAACACAATCAGGCGATTATGTAGCTGGTTCTGCACGTAGCGTTAGTGGCTTCAATGTGTACGAAGCCGTACACCAATGTAAAGATCTGCTTATAGGATATGGTGGTCATTTTTATGCTGCAGGCATGACGCTTCAACCCGATAAAGTAGAAGCATTTTGCCAGCGTTTTGAAGAAGTGGTAAGTGCATCTATACACCCCGATCTATTGATCCCTGAAATAGTTATTGATACGGAGATCAATTTCAATGACATAAACCCTTCCTTTTACAAGATCCTTTGCCAAATGGAACCATTTGGCCCTGATAATCTTAGACCCATCTTTATTACACGAAATGTTTTTGACTCCGGCTATAGTAAGGTGGTAAAAGAGAAACACTTGCGTTTTGTCGTAAAACAAAACGGAGTCACGTTTACCGGCATTGGCTTTGACTTAGCCGACAAGATGGAGTTTCTTGCCTCTAAACAACCGGTAGACATTGTTTACAAACTAGATGAAAATGAATGGAATGGCCAGAAATCCTTACAGCTCCGCGTAATCGATGTTAAGCCTTCAGAAAAATAA
- the rplI gene encoding 50S ribosomal protein L9, translating into MDIILIKDVDNLGGRNELVKVKNGYARNFLIPQGFAVEANPSNRKQLEERLKVAAKKEAAMLAQINSVVAKLQEGPVKIGAKTGTSGKIFGSVTPLQISRAIRDQKGYDIDRRKISITDDVKELGTYKASIDFGNGQTATVDFEVVGE; encoded by the coding sequence ATGGACATTATTTTAATTAAAGACGTAGATAACCTGGGCGGTAGAAACGAGCTGGTGAAAGTAAAGAACGGTTATGCCCGTAACTTCTTGATCCCTCAAGGTTTCGCCGTAGAAGCTAATCCTTCTAACCGTAAGCAATTGGAAGAAAGACTGAAAGTTGCTGCTAAGAAGGAAGCTGCTATGTTAGCACAGATCAATAGCGTAGTTGCTAAATTGCAGGAAGGTCCTGTAAAGATTGGTGCTAAAACAGGTACTAGCGGTAAAATATTTGGTAGCGTTACTCCTTTACAGATCAGCCGCGCTATCCGTGACCAAAAAGGTTACGATATCGATAGAAGAAAAATTTCTATCACTGATGACGTAAAAGAGTTAGGTACTTACAAAGCCTCTATCGATTTCGGCAATGGCCAAACTGCCACTGTTGATTTTGAAGTAGTTGGTGAGTAA
- the rpsR gene encoding 30S ribosomal protein S18: MARPNEIKYLTAIKQEKRPKKFCRFKKYGIRYIDYKDIEFLKKFINEQGRLLPRRITGNSLKYQRKVSDAVKKARQMALLPYVTDLLK, encoded by the coding sequence ATGGCTAGACCAAATGAGATCAAATACCTTACTGCCATTAAGCAGGAAAAGCGTCCAAAGAAGTTTTGCCGCTTTAAAAAATATGGTATCCGTTATATCGACTATAAGGACATTGAGTTCCTGAAAAAGTTTATTAACGAGCAAGGTCGTTTATTGCCTCGCCGTATCACTGGTAATTCTTTAAAGTACCAGCGTAAAGTGAGCGATGCAGTAAAGAAAGCTCGCCAAATGGCTTTGTTACCTTACGTAACAGATCTTTTAAAATAG
- the rpsF gene encoding 30S ribosomal protein S6 — protein MNNYELMVIFTPVLSDDEFKAAQRKFTTLVTDNGGSIVAENPWGLKSLAYPIQKKTTGLYWVMEFIAPSDFNEKLKIQLLRDESVLRHMTTKLDKYAVEYNGRKRSGVPTANDKVEEVSNG, from the coding sequence ATGAACAATTACGAATTGATGGTGATTTTTACCCCTGTGCTGAGCGATGACGAGTTCAAAGCTGCACAGCGCAAATTCACTACGCTGGTTACCGACAACGGTGGCTCTATCGTAGCTGAAAATCCATGGGGACTGAAATCACTGGCGTATCCTATCCAGAAGAAGACCACTGGTCTTTACTGGGTTATGGAATTTATCGCGCCATCCGACTTCAATGAGAAGCTGAAGATCCAGCTTCTGCGTGACGAATCAGTATTGCGTCACATGACTACTAAACTCGATAAATACGCCGTCGAGTACAATGGCCGTAAAAGAAGTGGTGTACCAACTGCTAACGATAAAGTAGAGGAGGTTTCCAATGGCTAG
- a CDS encoding cadherin-like domain-containing protein has product MRGIFTFLFLTALYSAAHAQTTQGPNTAGLVTETDNASGKISWTTPTNAATDNNLVASVTINQNGANGQSEYLRFSNFGFNVPVGYTVSGVAVTLDSRFTGDNRVSGNIQLVDANGTPTGTIKAVTLNANTFNTVTYGGPSDNWASGFPATTINNTNFGIVLSIIKPNNTNSTTAEVDFASITVYYTNSAPTATNNNYFPLVTTQSVNGNVLTDQTADSDPSNETLTASIDNRSELDASGTFTFNSNGSFNFSPSASFLGGPISFTYHVTDNGTPILSSNIATVTLNYPAKALPVEFISLEANKAFKGVQLTWKVGTEINVVHYEVERSTDGNNYKKIGTVAATQNNIYSFTDLQPVNGLAYYRVRNVDLDGAFKYTTVVKYKNESSVSLYKAFPTTTSTQVTLQHPQVAGKAIITLSSLEGKALRSTIPSQGSVSTQIDLSAYPSGMYLLQFLGENGRSESFRVFKQ; this is encoded by the coding sequence ATGAGAGGAATCTTTACCTTCTTATTTCTTACTGCACTTTACTCTGCAGCTCACGCACAAACCACACAAGGCCCTAATACAGCAGGACTTGTTACAGAAACAGATAACGCTAGTGGAAAAATTAGTTGGACAACCCCTACCAATGCGGCTACAGACAATAACCTTGTTGCAAGTGTCACAATTAACCAAAATGGAGCCAATGGCCAGAGTGAATATTTAAGATTTTCGAACTTTGGGTTTAATGTCCCAGTTGGGTATACCGTTTCAGGAGTTGCTGTTACATTAGATAGCAGATTTACAGGCGACAATCGAGTTTCGGGTAATATTCAACTCGTAGATGCGAATGGCACTCCAACCGGCACTATAAAAGCAGTCACACTTAATGCGAACACCTTTAATACTGTTACATATGGAGGCCCATCGGACAATTGGGCCTCAGGATTTCCAGCTACCACAATCAATAATACTAATTTCGGAATTGTTCTTTCAATTATAAAACCCAATAACACTAACTCTACTACCGCTGAAGTAGACTTTGCTTCTATAACTGTATACTATACAAACTCAGCTCCTACTGCTACCAACAACAATTATTTTCCATTAGTTACCACTCAAAGTGTTAACGGAAACGTCTTAACTGACCAAACAGCTGATTCTGATCCTAGCAACGAAACATTAACTGCGTCTATTGATAATAGGAGTGAACTTGATGCTTCTGGTACATTTACTTTTAATAGTAATGGTAGTTTCAACTTCTCACCTTCAGCATCGTTTTTAGGAGGCCCAATTTCATTTACTTACCATGTAACAGATAATGGCACCCCAATTCTTTCATCAAATATTGCTACTGTAACTCTTAACTATCCCGCTAAAGCCCTCCCAGTAGAGTTCATCAGTTTAGAAGCTAACAAGGCCTTTAAGGGTGTTCAACTAACCTGGAAAGTAGGTACAGAAATCAATGTAGTCCACTATGAAGTAGAAAGAAGTACTGATGGCAATAACTATAAAAAGATTGGCACCGTAGCCGCCACTCAAAACAACATTTACAGCTTTACCGACCTGCAACCTGTTAATGGCTTGGCGTACTACCGTGTACGAAATGTAGATTTGGACGGTGCTTTCAAGTATACTACAGTAGTTAAATACAAAAATGAATCATCAGTCTCATTATATAAAGCCTTCCCTACTACTACCAGCACTCAAGTGACCTTGCAGCACCCACAAGTAGCAGGCAAAGCAATCATTACACTTAGCAGCTTGGAGGGTAAGGCCCTAAGGTCCACTATACCTTCACAGGGTTCAGTCTCTACTCAAATTGACCTTTCTGCTTATCCATCCGGCATGTACCTATTACAGTTCTTGGGTGAAAACGGTCGTTCAGAATCATTCAGAGTTTTTAAACAATAA